In one Saccharibacillus brassicae genomic region, the following are encoded:
- a CDS encoding TetR/AcrR family transcriptional regulator: MEVKRRRILEAAILCFERFGFRGTTIGSVAKAAHVSKSAIYDCFANKEALLLAIVEDILEDLLAESDRACLPGQPLSEDIDRMFDTVIALRERHRLLVGIYREARQSGAHGLLDMRTALEEGIVRYIEQLVRRHADEGETFRLEPKMIAFLVYRTYLQLIRDWEDLYEPLTPAQIKNALNAFAL, from the coding sequence ATGGAAGTGAAAAGACGCCGGATTCTGGAAGCGGCCATACTGTGTTTCGAACGCTTCGGATTCCGCGGAACGACGATCGGGAGCGTGGCCAAAGCGGCGCATGTGAGCAAAAGCGCGATCTACGACTGTTTTGCGAACAAGGAAGCGCTGCTGCTGGCCATCGTCGAAGACATTTTGGAAGATCTATTGGCGGAGTCGGACCGGGCCTGTCTGCCGGGGCAGCCGCTGAGCGAAGACATCGACCGGATGTTCGACACCGTGATCGCGCTCAGGGAGCGGCATCGGCTGCTGGTCGGCATCTACCGGGAAGCCCGGCAGTCGGGCGCGCACGGTCTGCTGGATATGCGAACCGCGCTCGAAGAAGGCATCGTCCGCTATATCGAGCAGCTCGTGCGGCGGCATGCGGACGAAGGCGAGACCTTTCGGCTGGAACCGAAAATGATCGCTTTTCTCGTGTACCGGACGTATTTGCAGCTGATCCGCGATTGGGAAGACCTGTACGAGCCGCTGACGCCGGCCCAAATCAAAAACGCGCTGAACGCTTTCGCCCTATAG
- a CDS encoding HD domain-containing phosphohydrolase, with the protein MTEYRRFLRRLVRNYIVGSVLAVLCVGGAVISSALKLPIGGFDRIFIVLLVSFLVMISLELLTFARQVRPIRGLFLKEHPSLDEIRDAYVQIHRLPALSVLRIMGPHMLGLSVPAILLTLWFIRIGWIELPVYYIGIAASGAVLVAGMHALIEYFLTDQAIRPLLQLVSETGERLHGERVSLDGRVIVSTQRKFQLSAFSIGAFPLFFFVLATQIRLTVTGSPLVEDYWQWASLILVFGIFFSSLGAWLLSRSVRQPIANLEQSLRAVRTGDLDVRASDLYSDEFSRLVSGFNHMVQGLSQRQRINEQLLQSYFSTLAAALDARDTYTAGHSQRVAEYSMLIGRGAGLGREELDLLNKTALLHDIGKIGVRDNVLLKDGRLTDEEFEQIKKHPALGEEILKRVEPLEMMAPLLPGVRSHHERYDGHGYPDGLAGTDIPKFGRIIAVADAFDAMTSDRPYRSGMPLEKAISIISEGKGTQWDPYYAQIFVDAFYQEKEKPEAPPYRAEA; encoded by the coding sequence ATGACCGAATACCGGCGCTTTTTACGCCGGCTTGTGCGGAACTACATCGTCGGGTCGGTGCTGGCCGTTCTCTGCGTCGGAGGGGCCGTGATTTCGTCCGCGCTCAAACTGCCGATCGGCGGATTTGACCGCATCTTTATCGTGCTGCTCGTCTCCTTCCTGGTAATGATCTCGCTCGAGCTGCTGACGTTCGCCCGGCAGGTGCGCCCGATCCGCGGGCTGTTCCTCAAGGAGCATCCGTCGCTCGACGAAATCCGGGACGCCTACGTCCAGATCCACCGGCTGCCCGCGCTGTCCGTCCTGCGCATCATGGGACCGCATATGCTCGGCTTGTCCGTTCCCGCCATCCTGCTTACCCTATGGTTTATCCGCATCGGCTGGATCGAACTTCCGGTCTATTACATCGGCATTGCCGCTTCCGGCGCCGTCCTCGTGGCGGGCATGCACGCGCTGATCGAATATTTCCTGACCGACCAGGCGATCCGTCCCCTGCTCCAGCTCGTCAGCGAGACCGGCGAGCGCCTGCACGGCGAACGGGTATCGCTGGACGGCCGGGTTATCGTCTCGACGCAGCGCAAGTTCCAGCTCAGCGCGTTTTCGATCGGCGCTTTTCCGCTGTTCTTTTTCGTGCTGGCCACGCAGATCCGCCTGACCGTTACCGGCTCGCCCCTCGTCGAAGATTACTGGCAGTGGGCGTCGCTCATTCTCGTATTCGGCATCTTCTTCTCTTCGCTCGGGGCCTGGCTGCTCAGCCGGAGCGTCCGCCAACCGATCGCCAATCTCGAACAATCGCTGCGCGCGGTCCGAACCGGCGATCTCGACGTACGCGCGTCGGACCTGTATTCGGACGAGTTCTCGCGGCTCGTATCCGGCTTCAACCACATGGTGCAGGGCCTGTCGCAGCGCCAGCGGATCAACGAACAGCTGCTGCAAAGTTACTTCTCGACGCTGGCCGCGGCGCTTGACGCCCGCGACACGTACACGGCCGGCCACTCGCAGCGCGTCGCGGAATATTCGATGCTGATCGGGCGCGGAGCCGGACTCGGGCGCGAAGAGCTCGACCTGCTGAACAAGACGGCGCTGCTGCACGATATCGGCAAGATCGGCGTGCGCGACAACGTGCTGCTCAAGGACGGCCGGCTGACCGACGAAGAGTTCGAGCAGATCAAGAAGCATCCGGCGCTCGGCGAAGAGATCCTCAAACGCGTCGAGCCGCTGGAGATGATGGCACCCCTGCTGCCCGGCGTGCGTTCGCACCACGAGCGTTACGACGGGCACGGCTATCCCGACGGGCTGGCCGGCACCGACATTCCGAAGTTCGGCCGCATCATCGCGGTCGCCGACGCTTTCGACGCGATGACGTCCGATCGGCCGTACCGCAGCGGCATGCCGCTGGAGAAAGCCATCTCGATCATCTCCGAAGGCAAAGGCACGCAGTGGGACCCGTATTACGCCCAGATTTTCGTCGACGCTTTTTATCAGGAAAAAGAAAAACCGGAAGCGCCGCCTTATCGGGCGGAAGCTTGA
- a CDS encoding MarR family winged helix-turn-helix transcriptional regulator, which produces MNERIGYVMDQQRLALDSHLCFSLYACSRAIFRMYRPLLDDLNLTYPQYLVLLVLWDCEESSIKELSQVLSLDSGTLTPMLKRMEASGLLERSRSLEDERIVTVRITDKGRELQDRASCIPTSMIESSGLDLQQINTLNETIRTLMASVDNYR; this is translated from the coding sequence ATGAACGAAAGGATCGGTTACGTTATGGATCAACAACGGCTCGCGCTCGACTCCCACCTCTGTTTTTCGCTTTACGCTTGTTCCCGGGCCATTTTCCGGATGTACCGGCCTTTGCTCGACGATCTGAATCTGACTTACCCCCAATATCTGGTCCTGCTCGTCCTCTGGGATTGCGAAGAGAGCAGCATCAAGGAACTGAGCCAGGTGCTCAGCCTCGATTCGGGTACGCTCACGCCGATGCTCAAGCGAATGGAAGCGTCCGGTCTGCTTGAACGCAGCCGCTCGCTGGAAGACGAACGGATCGTTACCGTGCGCATTACCGACAAAGGCCGCGAACTCCAAGACCGCGCAAGCTGCATCCCCACTTCCATGATCGAATCGAGCGGGCTTGACCTGCAGCAGATCAACACGCTCAACGAAACGATTCGAACGCTGATGGCAAGCGTCGACAACTACCGGTAA
- a CDS encoding DUF445 domain-containing protein translates to MGSKNLAGISLIVMAAGFVISLFLPENVWTFLLIGGFEAGLVGGLADWFAVTALFRHPLGIPIPHTSLLLKNKSRIVESLVSAMETQLLNKESIIRQLRKLNLIHSASRMLTRLMARKRTRLQVLDYAAEAIAKLPLDKAVEPVREAAENYIRGMDAAGLADRALTKVLNDSYEIKLFDYALGEARAWAARPETKDTMGTLAMEQLSNAKVGGFTGFAFQAFAGMVNEDKLGSMIQTMLVAGIDSLLDPYGEQRLAILREVRVKLFEAVGDEEKLEYVRGQVLEVLHEEATAAFIRENLEKLREFALAKTEEERVNGGRIVFRLYAAAVRGIASDPERIEMWEEKTRGAIVQLAESNHYRIGQLVRDNVDRMDDAQLVEMLEDKIGKDLQWIRVNGAVCGFLVGIVLSVIQLF, encoded by the coding sequence ATGGGATCTAAAAATTTGGCCGGAATCTCGCTGATCGTGATGGCCGCAGGCTTCGTGATCAGCTTGTTCCTGCCCGAGAACGTATGGACGTTCCTGCTGATCGGCGGCTTCGAAGCCGGTCTCGTCGGGGGCCTGGCGGACTGGTTCGCCGTGACGGCATTGTTCCGGCATCCGCTGGGCATTCCGATCCCGCATACGTCTCTGCTGCTCAAGAATAAGAGCCGCATCGTGGAGTCGCTCGTCTCCGCGATGGAGACGCAGCTGCTCAATAAAGAGAGCATCATCCGGCAGCTGCGCAAGCTCAACCTCATTCACAGCGCTTCGCGCATGCTGACCCGCCTGATGGCCCGCAAGCGCACCCGGCTGCAGGTGCTCGATTACGCGGCGGAAGCGATCGCCAAGCTGCCGCTCGACAAAGCGGTCGAGCCGGTGCGGGAAGCGGCGGAGAATTACATCCGCGGCATGGACGCGGCGGGTCTTGCCGACCGCGCGCTTACCAAAGTGCTGAACGACAGCTACGAGATCAAGCTGTTCGATTACGCGCTCGGCGAAGCGAGAGCGTGGGCGGCGCGTCCGGAGACGAAGGACACGATGGGCACGCTCGCGATGGAGCAGCTGTCCAACGCGAAAGTCGGCGGATTTACCGGGTTCGCTTTCCAGGCGTTCGCGGGCATGGTGAACGAAGACAAGCTTGGCTCCATGATCCAGACGATGCTCGTGGCGGGCATCGATTCGCTGCTTGATCCTTACGGCGAACAGCGGCTGGCGATTTTGCGCGAAGTGCGCGTGAAGCTGTTCGAAGCGGTCGGCGACGAAGAGAAGCTGGAATACGTGCGCGGTCAGGTGCTGGAAGTGCTGCACGAAGAAGCGACCGCCGCCTTCATCCGCGAGAATCTGGAGAAGCTGCGCGAATTCGCGCTGGCCAAAACGGAGGAAGAGCGCGTCAACGGCGGGCGGATCGTGTTCCGCCTGTACGCGGCTGCCGTTCGCGGCATCGCATCCGATCCGGAGCGGATCGAAATGTGGGAAGAGAAGACGCGCGGCGCGATCGTGCAGCTCGCCGAGAGCAACCATTACCGGATCGGCCAGCTGGTGCGCGACAACGTGGACCGGATGGACGATGCGCAGCTCGTGGAGATGCTCGAAGACAAGATCGGCAAAGATTTGCAGTGGAT